TCTCCAGCCAGAAATCTATAAACGGCTTCCTCGTTTGCTACATTCAATACGACGGGGACACTGCCCCCCTGCTCCAGGGCATCAAAGGCCAGCTGAATGCACTTGAATTTCTTTAGATCAGGTTCCTCGAAAGTGAGGGTGCCCACTTTTGCGAGATCAAGTTGTTCCCAATCCTGTTTGAGGTGACGAGGGTAACTCAGGGCGTACTGAATTGGAATCTTCATATCAGGTATTCCCAGTTGTGCTTTGACTGAACCATCCAGGAATTCAACCATGGAATGGATAATGCTCTGGGGATGGACAACAATGTCAATTTTTTCGGCTGGTAAGTGAAAAAGCCAACGGGCTTCAATCACTTCCAAACCCTTGTTCATCATGGTGGCAGAATCGATGGTAATTTTACGACCCATGGCCCAGTTGGGGTGTTTCAGAGCCTGAGTTACGGTAATAGTGGCAAATGACTCAACAGGTAGCGTGCGAAACGGACCGCCAGATCCGGTGATAACCAGACGCTTTATATCTTCTGGTGCTTCTCCGACCAAACACTGCCAGATTGCTGAATGTTCACTATCAACAGGAAATAGGTTGACATCATGCTTTTGGAGCAGCCCATTGATAAAATCACCAGCCATCACAAGACTCTCCTTATTGGAGAGTGCAATATCAACACCTGCCTGGATACTCTTGATGGTTGGCTCCATACCGGCGCTCCCAACCAGGGCGTTTACCATGGTATCCACATCATCTCGGCCGGAGAGTTCGAGTAGACCTCCCCTGCCTTGTAAGACTTCTACTCCTGGTAAAGCCTTTTTAACTTTTTCATATTGGTCAGACGCTCCAATACAGACAGCGTTGGGAGAGAATTCCAAAGCTTGTTTAATCAAGAGGTCTGATTGTGAATGGGCTGATAGGTACTTAACACGATAAAGATCGGGGTAACTGCGAACCACATTGAGAACATTGACACCGATGCTACCGGTTGCCCCCATTACAGATAAGATTTTCATGCTGGCACCCATCTACTGTCGCTTCCCAATCAGCAATTCTCCTCCAAGGACCAGACCTGGTCCAGTCGAATTATAGGGTACCATAACTGATACTCTAAAGGTCTCATTAACCAGCCAGCCCACATATGGTACAGCCAGATAAATGGTTTCATCATAGTCAGGAACTCCATTGCCATCCTCTACAACCAAATGATGCATATCAATTATTCCAATGACACCTACAATAAGCTTTTTTGATGTATAGGCATACAGTCCGTGGATAGCGATATCTCTTTGAACATATCCGTCATCAAAAATGGAATTCCATGATATTCCTATGGCCTGCCGTCGCTGAGGATCTTCTCCCTTAAATTCAACTTGAATCCCTGTCCCCACTGAGAAATTTGGATTTGATCCAGGCCACCGTGCGAACTGCACCCACAGGTTGTAGCCTGGATTCGGGTACATACTAAAGCGGGCTGCAGGCATGCGTTGGGCTGATCCTGAGTTTGAATGTATCTGAGATCCGGTTAGCTGCACCCCGAAAAAGTGGTCATTTTCGGTGATGTTTGGTAGATTTGTGACCAGGGTGGCGCGTTTTAAATCTTGTTTAAACAAATTGGCGTAATCCCAGGCAGGAAATCCTTCTCCTGCCATCAGCTGGGAATTGAGCATGACGCTGAGGGCGATAACTATTAGATACCTGATGGATGAAAGTGACATAAGTCGAGTATTACAAAAAATGAAGGATATCCTTCAGGCCAACTAGCCTCGAATAATCCCTCGTGTGCTCTCGTCAATAAAATTGAGGATATCCTGAACTTCAGGTGAGATCTCGTTATTTTCCTTGATCTCTTTAACTGCGTGAGAAACATTCATATGGCTTCGATAGATTTTTGTGTAAGCGTGCTTAATCTGATTGATGACGTCACTGGGGAAACCCCGGCGATGAAGGCCAACCGAATTTAATCCATTGTAAGTCAGTGGTGTATTGGATGCCCGAATATAGGGTGGAACATCTTTGGTAATCCTGAATCCTCCTGCAATAAAAGCATGTTTCCCGATCTTCACAAACTGGTGAATGGGAACAGCCCCTCCGATGATCACAAAGTCACCAACTTCGACATGACCACCCATGTTGCAGGAATTAGCAATAATAACATTGCTACCAATTTCACAGTCATGACCAATATGGCAATAGGCCATAATGAGAACATTGTTGCCAATACTGGTTTTCCAACGATCCGTGGTTCCACGATGAATCGTGCAATACTCACGAACGACGACATTGTCGCCCAAGATGGTCTCGGTTTCTTCGTCGGCATATTTCATATCCTGTGGTATTTCACCAACAACAGCACCATTAAATAAGCGACAATTTTTACCAAGGGTAGTGCGGGCACCAACCAGCGCATGGGCTTTTATGATGCAACCATCGCCAATGGTGACGTTTTCTTCTACAATCGCATAGGGTCCAATGGTAACATTTTTGCCGACTTTTACATTATCGGGACTAATCAATGCTGTTGGATGTATGCGAGATTCCATAATTTACCTGTCTACGATGGAGGCCATTAGATCTGCCTCAACTACCAGCTTGCCGTCTACAAATCCCATACCCCGGAGCTTGGCTGAACGGAGTCTAAATTTAACCAACTCTATTTCAAATATGATCTGATCACCGGGTTCAATAAGCTTACGAAACTTGACATTATCTATGGCTGAAAAGAAAACCAGCTTATTTTCTGGATCCTCACCGGCATTGAGGAGCAAAGCACCCCCTGCCTGAGCCATGGCTTCCAGAGTTAACACTCCAGGCATGACAGGTTTTCCTGGAAAATGTCCCTGAAAGAAAGGTTCATTCATGGTGACGTTCTTTAAAGCGGTAATTTTTTCACCTGGTGTGAAGTCGATGATGCGGTCAATGAGCAAAAATGGGTATCTGTGTGGTAGAATCCGCATGATGGCTTCGGTGTCGAATACAATTTGACGCTCTCGGGGTTTCCTTTGAAACCGTTTGGCAAGAATCTGTTTCTCATATTCCTTTTTGAGGAGACGTACCAACTCAACATTGCTGGCGTGACCACTTCTGGCTGCCGTGATGTGTCCCTGGATGGGCATTCCCAGGAGGGCGAGATCACCGATTAAATCAAGAATTTTGTGACGAACTGGCTCAGTCTTCGAGCGCAATTCTTTGCCATTCAGAATACCGTTGTCACTCTGAATTAACTTTTCATCAATATTGAATAGTTTTTGCAAACGGTCCAGTTCTGATTCTTCAATTTTCCTATCTATCATGACCAGAGCCGTGTCAGCAGAACCACCCTTGATTAGCCCCTGGGCCTTAAGTTCTTCAACTTCATGAAGAAAACAAAAGGTACGTGCTGGGGCAATCTGTTCGACGAAATCCTGTTCCAGTGAATAGAATGACATGTATTGAGTTCCCAGAGACTGCAATTTATAGTCAATGAGAAAAGTGACTCGGAATTGATTTGAAGGAAGCGCATGAATATCTACGCCTTTGTCGGGGTCTGAATACGTAATCGTTTTATCCAGTACGAGATATTCTCGGGCTGCATCCTGCTCTTCAAATCCTGCGTCAAGCAGAATGTCTACAAAGGGAATAGCCGAACCATCCATCACTGGCGGTTCTTTATTATCCAATTCAATGAGGATATTGTCAATCTCCAGGCCACTAATGGCAGCAAGGACGTGTTCAGTGGTGTGGATACGTGATCCATTGTGCTCCAGGGTGGTTCCCCTGGATATATCAACGACGTGATCAATATCAGCCGGGATGGGTTTGGCATTTGGAACATCTGTTCTTAAAAAACGAATACCAGTATTCTGAGCGGCAGGTTTGAAAGTCATTCGAGTTTGAACGCCCGTATGCAATCCTATACCCGCTATTGATACGGCCTTTTTAATACTTCTCTGATTTTCTCTTCTGTCCTGCATCTACTTCTTATCCTTCATTACCATTCAGCGTTCACTTAGTCTTTATTTACTTGTTTTTCAAGCATTTTAACAGTCTTATACAACTCTGGTAATTTTTTCAATATAGCTTCAATTCTTAATTCATCTCTGTGAGGCCGGGCAGGAAATCCACTGACCATGGTTCCATCAGGAATATCATGGGTTACCCCACCACGTGAGGCGATGGATACATCATTACCCACCTTTATATGACCGACAATACCACTTTGCCCCCCCATTTGAACACGGTCACCCAGATCGGTGCTGCCTGCAATGGCAACCTGAGCAGTGAGAAAACAATTTTTGCCTATGCGAACATTGTGGGCGATATGAATCTGATTGTCCAGTTTGGTGCCATCACCAATGCTAGTAGGACCAATAGATCCACGATCAATGGCACAATTTGCTCCGATCTCTACTTCGTCACCTAATATTACGTTGCCAGTCTGAGGTATTTTTTCAATGGTTCCTGCTTCGACTGCGAAGCCAAACCCATCGCTACCGATGACAGTACAACTATGAATAATACAATTCTGTCCTAAAACAGAATCTTCATATAGGACAACATTTGGATACAGACGGGTACCGTCACCCAAAATACAACCACTACCGATTACGGTATTTGCCTCAATGATGATATTCTCGCCAAGCTTGACGTCTGCATCTATAAATACTCCAGATCCAATTTCAACGGAAGCGGGGATCGTCACAGATGGATGGACAACTGCAGTTGCATGCACACCGGAACGCACGAAGCGCTCTTTGTGATTCAATAATTGCAATGCCTTTAGCATGGCTTGTTTGGGGTTGGAAGTCCTTAAAAGATTTTTAAAATCAATTTCCAAATCTTCAGGGACAATTAGTGCTCCTGCCTTGGTGGTTTCGGCAAATTTTAGATATTTTGGATTTGAGATGAAAGAGATTTCATCTGGTGCAGCAATCTGGATCTCATTCAGCTTTGAGATTTCCAGGCTCTCATCTCCCTCTAACCTGGCGCCGAGAGCCTGTGCCAGTTCACCTAGTTTTAAAGTCAATGAAATGACTGGCCCCTATTTCTGGAGCTCCTTTAAAACCTTTTCAGTAAGATCAAATTTTTCCTGGGCATAGAGGATGTTTCCGGCGACGACATCAAAGATGAAATCATAGGCTCCATCTTCACCGACCTTTTTAATAGCTGTATTGATTTTCTGGAGTACAGGGTCGGCCAGCGCTTGTTGTTTCTGATAGAATTCACCTTGTGGCCCAAGTTTTTGCACCTGGAACTGTTGAATATTTTCAGCAAGGCGTCGCATGTCATTTTCTTTGGCAGCACGATTGGTTTCGGTCATCAAAAACTTCTGACGTTCATATTCCTGCTGCATGCTGTCAAGGGAAGCAGCCATATCATAATACTGTTTTTCAAGCTTACGGCCTTCCACCTCAAGTTTGCTCTGTGCCTCTTTATATTCTTCAAATTGGGACAGAATATACTCAGAATTAATGTATCCAAATTTCTGTCCGAAAACCGCCATGGACAGGGTCAATAATAGAATAATACGAATCATGCTCTTGTTCAAAATGGTATCTCCTTAACCAATATGTCTTAAAATTGCTGACCGAAAATAAAATGATATTCCGGTGTTTTCCATGTGGGCACTGGATCGTTGTCAAATCCCCAACCGATATCGATACCCAACATGCCAAGCGGTGGCATGATGACTCTTCCACCAAACCCTACTGATCGTTTCAAATCAAAAAGGTTACTCGAATCAAAATTATCCCAAACGTTACCTGCCTCTGCAAATCCAATCAAGTACATCATGGGATTTGGTGAGAGCAGGAAGCGCATCTCAAGTGTGTACTTGAACGATGCCATTCCGCCAAAATAAGCGTTACCTTCCAAAGTTCCAACAGATCGTTCAGCATAACCGCGCAAGGCGCTACCGTAGATCAAACCAGCGCCTCCCATAAAAAAGTATTCATCATAGGGGATGATATGGGTGGAATCATCCTCTAATTGTTCCAAAATACCCCCTTCAAAATAACTCCGCATGGTCAACTTATCTTTCCAGATAGGTGTATACCACTCAAGGCTGGCTTTCTGCTTGAAAAAGCTCTCATTTCCGCCAAGAAACTTGCCACTATAGACAGAATTAAGTGTGAGAACGGAGCCGCTGGTAGGGAATTCCGGTGCATTTCTGGAGTCTCTTGTGATGGTCTGATTCAGACTGATACCAGAAGTTTGATCCAGGTCTGCAGGATTGACGCGGTCATAAACACTTTGATAATAGACTTCGCCGTATCGATCCACGGCGCCTCTGAAGGTCCAGCGGCCGCGAAAATAGTTATCTGGCCATTGGAAACGACGACCAAATGTTATTGATCCACCCGTCGTATGTACATCATAGGGTGTTGAGTAGCTCGAAGAGTAGCTCGAAAAACTGGAACTATTTCCCTGACTGCGATCCTGATCAAAAAGACTGATACCCAGCAGGTTAGGCGTATTGAATAGCCAAGGTTCAACAAAACTAATAGAAAGGGCTTCATAACTATACGCGCGTTGAAAGCTGAAAGAAAGTTGTTGTCCATTCCCCCTGAAATTTGGGAACTGTAACCCTACTGTACCGATAAAACCATCACGTTCACTATAACCGGCACTTGCAGTTGCTGTACCGGTATTCTTCTCTTCTACTTCAAAGACAAGATCGATTTCATCCTCATCATAAGGGATGACATCTGGTACCACATTTCCAAAATAGTTGAGAATCATGACTTCACGCTGGGAGCGCATAAGAGCGGTACGACTGAAAAGATCCCCTGGAAAGATTCGAAGCTCTCTACGAATAACACTTTCCTTGGTTTTGTCATTGCCCACAATATTGATTTGGCGGATATGAACAGGATTCATCTCAGTAATTTCAAGCGTCAAGGCCACGGTATCAGCTGCTACTGGTAATTCAACAGGGTTGATTTGACAATAGAGATAACCTTTATCCATATATGGACTTCTCACTCCCAGCTCTATCGCTTCCATCAGCTTCTCAGAATTATACTGATCGCCGCGTGATATGCCCAGTGAGGATAGAATATCTTCACTTTCAAAGATGGTGTTTCCCGTAACTTTCACTTCCCCATATTTATATTTCTCGCCTTCATAAAGGTGGATATCGAAGTACATTTTTTTCAAATCTTCAGAGTAGTAGAGGCTGTCACCCAGAACTTCGGCATCTCGATATCCAATGGAATGCATATATTCTTCAATCAGGCGCTCGTCTGCCCGGAGATTATCAATGGAGAACTCAGTATCAGCCCAAAATTTCCACCAGCGTTCCTCTTTGATCATGTCCATCTTCTTTTTGAGTTTACGATCAGATAGC
This sequence is a window from Candidatus Neomarinimicrobiota bacterium. Protein-coding genes within it:
- a CDS encoding 1-deoxy-D-xylulose-5-phosphate reductoisomerase codes for the protein MKILSVMGATGSIGVNVLNVVRSYPDLYRVKYLSAHSQSDLLIKQALEFSPNAVCIGASDQYEKVKKALPGVEVLQGRGGLLELSGRDDVDTMVNALVGSAGMEPTIKSIQAGVDIALSNKESLVMAGDFINGLLQKHDVNLFPVDSEHSAIWQCLVGEAPEDIKRLVITGSGGPFRTLPVESFATITVTQALKHPNWAMGRKITIDSATMMNKGLEVIEARWLFHLPAEKIDIVVHPQSIIHSMVEFLDGSVKAQLGIPDMKIPIQYALSYPRHLKQDWEQLDLAKVGTLTFEEPDLKKFKCIQLAFDALEQGGSVPVVLNVANEEAVYRFLAGEISFTTIPELITKAIDAHEFVEHPDLNDILAIEQWTQAFIKRS
- the lpxA gene encoding acyl-ACP--UDP-N-acetylglucosamine O-acyltransferase, encoding MESRIHPTALISPDNVKVGKNVTIGPYAIVEENVTIGDGCIIKAHALVGARTTLGKNCRLFNGAVVGEIPQDMKYADEETETILGDNVVVREYCTIHRGTTDRWKTSIGNNVLIMAYCHIGHDCEIGSNVIIANSCNMGGHVEVGDFVIIGGAVPIHQFVKIGKHAFIAGGFRITKDVPPYIRASNTPLTYNGLNSVGLHRRGFPSDVINQIKHAYTKIYRSHMNVSHAVKEIKENNEISPEVQDILNFIDESTRGIIRG
- a CDS encoding bifunctional UDP-3-O-[3-hydroxymyristoyl] N-acetylglucosamine deacetylase/3-hydroxyacyl-ACP dehydratase, with product MQDRRENQRSIKKAVSIAGIGLHTGVQTRMTFKPAAQNTGIRFLRTDVPNAKPIPADIDHVVDISRGTTLEHNGSRIHTTEHVLAAISGLEIDNILIELDNKEPPVMDGSAIPFVDILLDAGFEEQDAAREYLVLDKTITYSDPDKGVDIHALPSNQFRVTFLIDYKLQSLGTQYMSFYSLEQDFVEQIAPARTFCFLHEVEELKAQGLIKGGSADTALVMIDRKIEESELDRLQKLFNIDEKLIQSDNGILNGKELRSKTEPVRHKILDLIGDLALLGMPIQGHITAARSGHASNVELVRLLKKEYEKQILAKRFQRKPRERQIVFDTEAIMRILPHRYPFLLIDRIIDFTPGEKITALKNVTMNEPFFQGHFPGKPVMPGVLTLEAMAQAGGALLLNAGEDPENKLVFFSAIDNVKFRKLIEPGDQIIFEIELVKFRLRSAKLRGMGFVDGKLVVEADLMASIVDR
- the lpxD gene encoding UDP-3-O-(3-hydroxymyristoyl)glucosamine N-acyltransferase; translation: MTLKLGELAQALGARLEGDESLEISKLNEIQIAAPDEISFISNPKYLKFAETTKAGALIVPEDLEIDFKNLLRTSNPKQAMLKALQLLNHKERFVRSGVHATAVVHPSVTIPASVEIGSGVFIDADVKLGENIIIEANTVIGSGCILGDGTRLYPNVVLYEDSVLGQNCIIHSCTVIGSDGFGFAVEAGTIEKIPQTGNVILGDEVEIGANCAIDRGSIGPTSIGDGTKLDNQIHIAHNVRIGKNCFLTAQVAIAGSTDLGDRVQMGGQSGIVGHIKVGNDVSIASRGGVTHDIPDGTMVSGFPARPHRDELRIEAILKKLPELYKTVKMLEKQVNKD
- a CDS encoding OmpH family outer membrane protein; protein product: MNKSMIRIILLLTLSMAVFGQKFGYINSEYILSQFEEYKEAQSKLEVEGRKLEKQYYDMAASLDSMQQEYERQKFLMTETNRAAKENDMRRLAENIQQFQVQKLGPQGEFYQKQQALADPVLQKINTAIKKVGEDGAYDFIFDVVAGNILYAQEKFDLTEKVLKELQK
- the bamA gene encoding outer membrane protein assembly factor BamA; the encoded protein is MKKFILHIVSSILLVSITWGQQPAVKLKIASIDVIGTKTATPAVVIASSGLSAGMEATQEDFSEGVKQLWSLGLFSDVKILSDRETPEGIFLIISVEEYPRLSKVVLEGNKKLKKDKIDEALDLHPGQALTPFLVYESQRIIQDLYYDDGYLLAKIEPSTFEGKKENTRGVKFTIVENKKVSVGEIRFTGNTQLSDRKLKKKMDMIKEERWWKFWADTEFSIDNLRADERLIEEYMHSIGYRDAEVLGDSLYYSEDLKKMYFDIHLYEGEKYKYGEVKVTGNTIFESEDILSSLGISRGDQYNSEKLMEAIELGVRSPYMDKGYLYCQINPVELPVAADTVALTLEITEMNPVHIRQINIVGNDKTKESVIRRELRIFPGDLFSRTALMRSQREVMILNYFGNVVPDVIPYDEDEIDLVFEVEEKNTGTATASAGYSERDGFIGTVGLQFPNFRGNGQQLSFSFQRAYSYEALSISFVEPWLFNTPNLLGISLFDQDRSQGNSSSFSSYSSSYSTPYDVHTTGGSITFGRRFQWPDNYFRGRWTFRGAVDRYGEVYYQSVYDRVNPADLDQTSGISLNQTITRDSRNAPEFPTSGSVLTLNSVYSGKFLGGNESFFKQKASLEWYTPIWKDKLTMRSYFEGGILEQLEDDSTHIIPYDEYFFMGGAGLIYGSALRGYAERSVGTLEGNAYFGGMASFKYTLEMRFLLSPNPMMYLIGFAEAGNVWDNFDSSNLFDLKRSVGFGGRVIMPPLGMLGIDIGWGFDNDPVPTWKTPEYHFIFGQQF